GCCCCGCGCCCTCCAGTCGGCCAGCATGCGGCAGGCCTCTTCCAGCACCCAGTTGCCCAGCGGCACCATCACCCCCAGCTCTTCCGCCAGCGGGATGACATCCGCCGGCAGGCTGAAGCTGCCGTCATACTGTTGCCAGCGCAGCAGGGCTTCCGCGCCGATCGGCGCGTTGCTGCGCATCGCCATCTGCGGCTGCAGGAACAGGGCGAACTGGTTATGTTCGATACCGTGCAGAATTTCGCTTTCCTGCGTCAGGCGCTTTTGCGTGCGTTCCGTCAGCCGCGGCTCAAAGAACAGAATGCGGTTCTTGCCGTCGCGGTGGGCCGACATCATCGCCGACATGGCGCTGCGCAGCAGCTGTTCAGCGTTCTCCCCCGGCTGGAGGTAATGGGCGATGCCGATGCTGGCGCTCGGCCGCAATGACAGCGCCTCAACGTTCAGCGGCGCGTTGATCTGCCGCATAATACGCTGCGCCAGCTGCATGGCGTGAAACGGCCGTTCAATGCCCTTCGCCAAAATGGCGAATTCGGCATTGCTCAGCTGCGCCAGCAGCGAATCCTTATCCAGGCACTGGCGCAGCGTTTCCGTCAGCGCCAGCAGCAGGCTTTCCCGCTGCCGCGGCGACAGCACGCCGGTGGCCTCATGCAGCGTTTCAATACCGATCACCAACAGGTTAAAACGCTGGGGACGCAGGGACGAGGCGATATGTTGCTCCAACAGGGCGGTCAGCAATACCTGATTCGGCAGCCCGGTGACCGAGTTGCGCGTACTGAGGCGGCTCATATCCGCATACGCCCGCGCCAGCCGCTGCTGATTGCGGTTGTAGTTGCGCACCAGCAGGCCCAGTTCATCGTCCTGATGCAGCGTCGGCAGCATCAGCTGATGATACGGCGCATCCTCTTCGGAGATATTTTCCAGCTCTTTCGCCATCGCGCGCAGCGGATAGACCATCAGCCGGTTCATGCACCAGGTGATGGCGATCGACAGAATCAGCGCCAGCAGCAGATAGGTCGACAGCATGGTCGACAGCGCGCTGAGGATAAATTTGTACATGCGGTAGGAGTCGGCCTGCAGCACCAGATAGGCCAGCGGCTGCGGATTGGCCGGCACGCGCTCCAGCGAATAGAGCGGCACCGAGATGCGCACCGGCAGGTCGAACAGCCGCGCAATCGCCGCCGGCACCGGACGTTCCGGCGGAAAATTGGCGTGCAGCGCCTGCAGTTCATTCGGCAAGACGATATCCGCCTGCGTTAGAATGCCGACCGGCAGCAGCGAGTTCAGCACGCGTTTGCTTTCCCGCATATCCATGCGCAGCACCGCGTCCGCCAGCGGCTGACGCACCGAATGGGCGATATTCTCCAGCTGTTGGGCGTAGTCATCCCTGCGCTGCTGCACAAAATGGAACAACTGAATCACGATAAAAATACAGATCGTCACCAGCGCCACGCCGGACACCGTCGCCATCTGCTTAATCGTTAATGAACGCCTGACGCGCAAATCTGCTCTCCGTTAATCGGACTGAAAGAATGATCAGGGATGGGAGTCACGCCACGCCCTTTTGAACCGGTTCGAGTATACGCGATCGCTGCGTGTTTTTATCTTGCCATTGTTATGGAAGAACTTAGAAATACGCGGGTTTCAGTCTTTTCCTAGCCTGAACACAGGGTAGCAAAACTACCCTGTGGGCGACACTCTGAATCTGTCTGATTCTTTCCAAGGGCGTGCGGGGGTGAAAAGAGGCCGGCGCGCCGCTATTCCCGGAAGGGAACCCCGCGCCGGCCGGTGCGTTACTTGAAGTCGGCGTACGGCGTTAACGGCTGCGGCGGCAGATCCAGATCGCCCTGCCAGCCTTCCTGCGAATAGCGCAGATAAATCAGCGCATGGCTTGGCGTGTAGTCTTTCGCCTGCTGAATATCCACACCGGCACCGAGCGTCCAGTGCGACGTCAGACGGCGCTCGACGATGGCGCGCAGCGTATAGCCGACCCCGGTGGAGGAGCTGCCGCTTTCGACGGCCTGTTTATCCGGCAGCGAATCCGGGATCAGCCCCTGCAGCGGATAACGCCGCTGGCTGTCGGTTTTCGAGTGGGACAGCGACACCGAACCGCCCACCTCAAACGACCAGTTCTCGGTGCGCTGGCGATAGTTGACCGGCAGCGCCAGCGACATATAGCGCTGCGGGCTGTAGTAACCGCCCTGCCCCAGCGAATAGCCGCTCAGATCCTTCTGGTAGTGCCACAGCATAGTGTTGAGGCCGATCGTCGCCCGCCGGTTATCCTCGTTGATCAGCTTGTAGTAATAACCGGCCATCAGACGTTCACGCTGGTTATCCGCCACGTTTTTACCGGTTAGCTGATGGGCGCTGAGATCGGCCCAGACGCCGTGCGCCTCGCCGCGGTCGTAGCTGGCGCTCAGGCTGACGCCGGTGGCACGTACGCCGCCCCAGGTTTTACCGGTGTTGGGATCGCGGGTGCCGCCGTAGGCCAGCAGCGAGCTGGAGATCGGCCGCTTTGATGCGCCGAGCGTCCAGCCGATATGCCGCCAGTCGCCGCTGTAGGCCAGGCCGCCGACCCAGTCGACCACCTCGAAGCCCATCGGCGTCGTGCCGATATCCGCCTGCCAGCGGTCGTTCTTCCAGCCCGCCGCCACGCTGGTGCCGTTGGTTTTTTGCCGCTCATCGCCGCTGCAGCCCACATCATGGCAGGTGCCGAAGGTTTCGTACGATTTGCCGTCGCGGGTCGAGAAACGCCCGGCGTTCAGCTGGACGGTATCGGTGCGCAGGAAGGCGCGCCCGTCGTACAGCGGCAGGTCCACCTGCAGCATGGTGTCATGCGCCCGATAGTCCGACACCCCGCCGGTGCCGCTGGAGCCCCAATAATCGTGGTCCAGCGTCACATTCACATCCTGCTGACGGTACAGATCCGCCGCGTCGGCGCGGATGCCGCGTTTGAGCCAGTCATCGCCCGGCGTATTGCGCGTCAGACGAGTATAGTCGTCATTATTCTGCGGGATGTCCGCCGTGATGCCGCCGGCCACCATCGCCTGCTGATAATCCTGCCGCGCCAGATCCGGTTGCCGCTGTTCGCGCTCCAGCCTGGCCGCATCACGGTAAATCAGCGCCTTGCCCTGACCGTTCTCTTCCTGCGCCGCCGCCGTCTTCAGCTGGCTGAAGATCTCACCCGCCTTCTGCCGCTCGCCCACCGCATGCCAGGCGTTAGCCTCGCGGCGCCGGCCGTTAAGCGACGTCTCCTGCGCCGATGATGCGCTCTGCAGCCGCTGACGCGCTGCCGGCAGATCGCCCTGCGCCACATAGGCTTCAATCTCGCCCAGCCGCGCATCCGGATTGTTCGGTTCGCGCGCCCGCACGCGCCGGTAATCCGCCAGCGCGCTCTGGTAGTCGCCGTTCGCCAGCGCCCAGTCGGCCAGCGTCAGATCGATACGCGTGGCCGTCGGCTGCCGCTTCAGGTAGGCGATCGCCGCCGCCTCATCGCCGCCGCTGCGCAGCTGTTCGGCATGGTCCAGCGTCGCCTGCAGCCGCAGCCGCTGCGCCAGCTGGCGGATATCATCATTCCAACGCGCCTTGGGCAGCGTATCCAGCTGCGCCAGCGCCTGCCGGTCGCGATCGCTGCCGGAGAGATACAGCGCGTAGGCATACGCCTGCTGCGGGCTGTCGGGCTGCCGCTGCGCCAGAGAACGGAACAGCTCGTCGGCCTGCTGCGGCTGTCCGGCCTGGCGCAACGCCTGCGCATAACGGTAGGTCAGCCACACATCGTCCGGATCCTGCCGCTGCGCCTGACGGTATTTCTCCGCCGCCTGGTGCCACTGCTGCCGTTGCGCCAGCGCCTCGGCGTCCTGCTTCAGCATATCGAGCCGCAGGCCGTCGAGCGTACTGCGCATTTGGCTCTGCTGCGCGCGCGGCAGGCTATTGAGATAGGCCAGCGCCTTCTGCGGCGACTGACGCTGATAAATATTCGCCAGCCCGCGCACCGCACTGCCGCTGTTGCGGTCAAGACGCAACGCCTGCTGGTAATAACGTTCCGCCGCGGCGTCGTCATGACGCGCCACCGCCACGTCGGCGAGGCCGATCAAGGCATCGCTGTCGCTGGCGTCGACCTGCCGCGCCCGCAGGTACTGCTGCTGCGCTCGCGCCAGATTGCCCGCCTTCAGCGCCCGGTCGCCTTCGGCAACCGCCAGCCAGTAACTGTTGGTTTTGATCAGGCTCTGCCATTTGCCGCCGTCATAGCCGTTCTTGTCGGCCTGTTGCGCCTGACGAAACAGCGCGATGGCCTGCGCGCGGTTGCCGGCGCGCGCATAGGCCAGCCCCAGCGCCCCCAGCACTTCCGGATCGTCCGGGGAGGCGGCCAGCGCTTTTTTCAGTTCCGGGATCGCGGCGCGGCCGCCGCCCTTGCCGACCTGCGCCAGTCCGCGCGCCCGCGCCTGATAGGCCGGATCCGCCAGCAGCGTCTGCTGCCGCGCCAGCTCCTGCCGGGCTCCGGCGGCCTGATCGCCACTGCTGAACACGCCGAGGAAACGGTTAAGCGCCGCCACACTGTCGTTGCTGACCGGCATCGCCTTCACCTTATCCAGCCACAGATCGGCGGCTTCACCCCGACCGGCGCTATCCGCCGCCACCTGTTGCAGCAGCGCGTAGGCCTGCGCGTCCTTATTCTGACTGAACAGCATACGCGCCAGCGCCATGCGCAGCGGTACGCTGCCGGGATACTGTTTATCCAACGCCTGCAGTTTGCTCGCCGCCGCCGCTTCCTGCCCCGGCAGCCGGGCCACCAGCCGCCAATATTCGATCGCCAGATCGAGCGTCGGCGGCTCGCCCTTGAACAGCGCGTCGTAGGCGGCCTTCGCTTCCGGCAGCCGTCCCGCCGTCGCCATCAGCCGCGCCTGCTGCAGCTGCTGCCGCGTTTCCGGCTGGGTCAACAGCATATTCATCTGTGCCTGCCGGTAGGCCCCCGACTGCGGCGCAACGCCCTTTAATTTCTCCAGCTGCTGCCGCGCCAGCTCGTGGTTGCCCTGACGCAGCGCCAGACGCATCCGCGCCGAAATCACCTCGGGATTATCCGGATCCATCAGCTCCAACCGGTGCAGAGACTGGCGCACCAGCTCGTCTTTATGGCTGGCTTCGCCAACCCGCACCTGCTCCAGCAGCCACTGCTCGGGCGATACGGCATCTGCCCCCAGCACCGGCGGCATCAGGGCCAGACTCAGGGGAAACAGCCCCAGCCAATTTATTCTGAAGTTGCGCATTGACGATCCCAGGCAGGGTGCAGTTCACCCTGACGGTTAAAACGGTAACGTTGTTCATCCCAGCCCTGGCCAAACAGCGTCAGCGATGCGCTGAAGTAGGCGTCGTTGCCCGGCGGGTGGTCGATTATTTTCTGCCTCTGCGCCGCCAACGCCTCAGGCTGCTCTGCCAGCAGCGGCAGCAGGGCGGCGGAAAAGCCCACCGGGCCGCTGCCATGGGTTTTGCCGCTGGCGGTATCGGTTTTTTCCGGCGGCACGCCCTGCTGTGCGGTCAGCTGCGCCATCGGCTGAAAGCGCCGCACCAGCGCGGCCTTGAGCGGATCGTCGTTCGCCAGCATGCCCGCCCACAGGTAAACGCGGATGGCGTCATAACTGCCGACGTTTGGCTTGGCCTCATCGGGGTGCCAGCCCTGCGCTTTGCGCCATACCACCCAGTCCGGCGAGAAGCCGTGCGGCGCAGTCTCCAGCCACAGGCGCTGATTGGACTCGCGCATCGCCTGCCACGGCCCGCGCAGCGCGGCAAAACGCGCCAGCAGCTGCGGCGGCAGGTAGCTCGGGTTGAGCCGCCAGCCGTCGTCCTTCACAAAACCGACTTTACCGGGCAGCAGCATCGGCCCCAACCCGGGAATATCAGCCACCTCTTCGCGCGCGATGCGCTGCAGCAGCAGAGTGCCCAGCGTCTGATAGCGGCGGCTGTCCCACAGGCGGCCGGCCTCCAGCAGACTGTAGGCAATCCACAGATCGGAATCGGATGCCGAGTTGTCATCCAGCACCGTCCACGTTTTCTGCTCATTTTCGCCCCACAGCCAGGCCGGCAGGCGGGCGCTGAGATCGCCCTGCGCCAGATTGTCTTCGGTCCAGCCCAGCAGGCGGTCAAAAGTCGGGCGATCGCCGGCCACCAACGCGAAGAACAGGCCGTAGCTCTGCCCTTCCGAGGTGGTGATGCGGTTGGGCGAACTCGGGTCGATCACCCGGCCGCCCTCGCTGATGTAGTCCTGCTTATAACGCTGCCAGGCCGGCCAGTCGCAGCCTGCCGTCGCGCCGAACGCGCACAGCAGCAGCAGGCTCAGGGAGTATTTCAGCAGTACGCCCATGGCGTTAATCCCGATCTTCCGGCGCCAGACGACGGCGGCTGTAGGCTTTCAGAGCGCGCCACAACATCAGCGCCAGGATCACCACCACAATCACCGCCAGCACCGCCAGCAGCACCGGATGGGTCGACAACGCATGCCAGACGCGCTCCCACCACGGCAGGTGGCCGACGTAATAAATATCGCCCACGCGCAGGCTGTTGACGCCGGATTCGCGGATCACCGCCACCGAACCGAACATCGCGGCGCGCTTGCCGCTGTCCAGCAGCGCGTTGTTCAGCAGTTCATAGCCGCGCGGGCTGTCGGCCAGCAGCGCCACCATGCTGCGCTGTTTATCGAACGGCGACTGCACGCCGATAATCGCCGACAACGCCCCTTCCGAACGTACGCTGGTTTTGCTGTCGGCCTGCGCATCTTCCGCCTGCACGTCCGCCATCGGCAGCGTCGGCTGGCGACGCGGCTGTTTCACCCAGCTCTGCGTCGCATCCACCAGCAGGCTGACTTTCTTATCGTCACGCAACTCCGGCGGGATAGCGCCGATCAGCAGCAGATCGCTGTCCGCGTCTTTGGCCTGCCCCCAGTCGTCGCTCAGTTTGACCGCCAGCGCCGGGTAGCCGGTTTGCGCGCCGATATTACCCAGCGCGTTCAGCATCGCGCTGACCTGCGCCGGCTGCTGCTGTTTATTCACCAGCACCAGCGTCTGCGACAGATCCGCCAGGCGGCTGAACGGGAACGCGGCGTTGGCGAAGGCGCGCAGATCCGGCATCGCCATAAAGTGGCGGTAGCCGGAGAAGTCGATGGTCGAACTGCCGTCGATCACCGCGTGGTTTTGCGTAAAGGAGTAAGCTTCACAGCGCCCTTCCGCACCGCTGGCCAGCAGCGTGGTGTAATCGAAATCGAAGCGCAGCTGGTTGATCGCCCCCAGCCGCAGCGCCGGGATATTGACGTCCTTATCCGAGTCGATCAGTCCCTGCGTCAGCGGCAGACGCAGCAACTGCGAACCTTGCTCATGCTCCGGCAGCAGTGAATACGCCTGCATAAACTGGTTGTTCAGGCTGACGTTCAGCCGCGAACCGTCCTGAATACGCGGCGGGGTATAGCGATATTTCAGGCGCATATCGATGCCGGTGCTGCGGATCAGATACAGATCCGGCGGCAGATTCATGGTCAGCGAAATCGGGCCGGGCTGAATGCCGCTGGTTTGCAGCTGCTCGGCATACTGCTGCAGTTCGGTAAAGGTCATCGGCCGATCGGTGCGCACCCAGTTCGGCGCGTCGTACGGCTGCCGCGGCTGCAGCTGCTCCACCTTGTCCACCAGCACATTCTGGCCGCGGAACAGAATATTGCCTTGGGCGATGCCCTTCACCGCCGTTACCAGATCGTTGTCATCGCGGCCCTGAATCAGCAGCAGCTTGACGTAAGGATTATCCGGATGGCTGATCATCTCCACCGTCGGGCCTTTCACCGCCGGGTAATCGCGCAGGAAATCCGGCCGCCGATCGTTGGTGGCGAACACCACCGCGTGGCGTTCAGGCAGCTGATTAAACAGCGTCGGGAAGGACTGCCCGCGCCACTGCGCCTTGCTGCCGAACCAGGAAGCCAAAATACCGGCGGCGCGCTGCTGGGTGATATCCGGCTGGCCGGCAAACACCATCGGCAGCGTCAGCGGACGGTTGTCGCGGCTGTCGAAGAACGGCTCCGGGAAGTGCGACAGCTCATTTTTCAGCGGCAGCGTCTGGTAGCGCAGCTTCAGCGAGCTGCCCTTGCCGACGTCGAGCCACAGCGCGCTGCTGGCCGGGTTTTCACAGATGTTCTGATAGTGGCCGACAAACACCAGCTTCACGCGGTTAAAATCGGTGATATAGCGCGGATCGATCGCCATCTGGACACGATTAGGCTTACCCAGCTGCTCTTTGGTCAGGGTGGTGACGCCCATCAGTTCGTCGTTAAGGTACACTTTGACGTGCGATTCTACCGGGATCAGCGCCGGCGACGGGGTAAACTCCAGGTCCAGCATCGCCTGCGACACCACCTCGTCGCTGCGCACGCCGAACTCAATCTGCCCGTCAGGATGAGTGCCGCGCAGGGTAAAAGTGCCCGGCGGCGGCGCAATCTGCGCAAACGGCAGCTGTACGTCGCGCACCGGCGCGTTCGGATCCTGCGGCACGGCCGGGTTGAGCGGCGCGACAAGCGGCGCATCGGCGTTCGCCGGCGGCGTCACCTCCGGCGCGGTGGCGGGTGCGGCCTGCGACAACGTACTGATGCCTAAGGCCAGCGCGGTTAACCAGGTAATTTTTCTCGTCATCGTATCATCATCAAAGTTAGCGCCGGCGCGGAAGCCCGCCGGCTGTTGTTACACGGCCTACACCACGGTTTCTTTCTGGCTGAACGTCGCGCTGCGCCCGACGCCGTGCGGGATAAACGACAGCAGCCAGCTCAGCAGCGACATCGCGCCGACCAGCACGCCGCGCACCAGCGGCGGCGCATAGTCCGCCATCCGCAGATAGCCGCGGAAGCCCAGCGCCAGCACGTCCCGCAGGCTGTCAATCGGCTTGTCTTCAGGGAAGCCGTCCTGCCACAGCGCCCAGGTATCGGCGCGGGCAAACGTGCACTGAATAAAATCAATGTGCTGGCGGGTGGTCAGTGCCACCATGCGCAGCCCGATCTTGGCGCCGAAGGCGCGCGTCACCACGCAGGGGAAGCTGTATTCCTGCCGGCCGCGTTTGAGCAGCAGCCCGACCTTGTCGCCCTCTTGCAGCCGATCCGGCAGGCGCATTTCCACCCCGACGCCGCCGTCGGAGTAATCGCGCAGCGTGCAGGGATACAGGTGGCCGTCTGCGCACGACAGCGCGGCCGGCATGGCGATTTCCACCCGGTGCGACTGACGCACCTGTTTGGCTTCCACCGCCACCGCCACCGCCCCGCCGAGAATGGTCATGTTGTACAGCACCCACACCAGGCTGACGATCACCGTCATGATTTCATCCGCCGGGCCGTACATCATGCGCCAGACGCCGAAGCACAGGCCGGCCAGATTCAGCAGCACCAGCACCATATATGGCCGGGTAATCACCCAGTCGACGTGTTCCTCTTCCACCAGGCCGCCCTTGGCGGTGACGTTAAATTTACCCTTGTGCGGGTTGAGCAGCGCCACGGTGGTCGGCCGGGCGATATACCACGCCAGCACCGTTTCGTAGATTTCGCTCCAGAACGAGTGGCGGTATTTGCCCTGAATGCGCGAGTTGGTCAGGCTGGAGTGGATCATATGCGGCAGCACGTACAGCGCGATGGCCAACGCCGGTGCGAAGATGATATAGGCGTGCAGCAGCAGAAACGCCAGCGGCGCGGTCAGGAAGATCAGCCGCGGGATGCCCGACAAGAAGTGCAGCATGGCGTTGGCGTAGCACAGTCGCTGCGCCAGCTTCAGCCCCTTGCCGAACAGCGGGTTGTCCAGGCGGAAGATTTGCACCATGCCGCGCGCCCAGCGTATGCGCTGACCGATATGCGCCGACAGGCTCTCGGTCGCCAGTCCGGCCGCCTGCGGAATGCGGATATAGGCCGAGGTGTAGCCCAGACGGTGCAGGCGCAGCGAGGTATGCGCGTCTTCCGTGACGGTTTCCACCGCGATGCCGCCAATTTCATCCAGCGCCGAACGCCGTAAAATAGCGCAGGAGCCGCAGAAGAAGGTGGCGTCCCACATATCGTTGCCGTCCTGCACCAGCCCGTAGAACAGCGTGCCTTCGTTCGGCGTCTGGCGGAAGCGGCCCAGGTTGCGCTCAAACGGATCCGGCGAGAAGAAGTGGTGCGGCGTCTGCAGCATCGCCAGTTTGCGGTCTTTAAAGAACCAGCCCATGGTCAGCTGCAGGAAAGAGCGCGTCGGCACGTGGTCACAGTCGAAGATCGCCACGAATTCGCCGCTGGCGTGCTGCAGCGCGTGGTTGATATTACCGGCCTTGGCGTGCTCGTGCGTGGCGCGCGCAATATACTTCACCCCCACCTCTTCGGCGAAAGCGCGAAACTCCGGGCGGTTGCCGTCGTCCAGAATAAAGATATTCAGCTTGTCGCGCGGCCAGTCGATGCCCAGCGCGGCATAGATGGTCGGTTTCACCACGCTGAGATCTTCGTTATAGGTCGGTACCATCAGATCGACCGTCGGCCACTGGCGGCTGTCCGGCGGCATCTCAACCGGCTGACGGTTCAGCGGCCACACCGTCTGGAAATAGCCCAGCACCAGCACCACCCAGGCGTAGGTTTCCGCCACCAGCAGCAACAGGCCGCAGATCAGGCTGAGCGGGTCATCCCAGTTCAGCGTGGCGGTATAGCGCCACCACAGATAGCGGCAGGAGACGGTCAGCGACAGCACGATCAGCATCAGCGCCGGCAGACGCCCCGGCACCCGCCGCACCACCAGCGCAATGCCCCACAGCAGCAGCACAAACACAAACTGCGCGGACAGATCGAACGGCTGGGAGATGCACAGCAGCGCCAGGATCGCCGCCAGCACGCCGGCAAAGATAAACAGGATACGGCGCAGATGGCGGTTCATCCGCCCCAGGCGCGCCGTGGTCTGCTGCTCGACGCCGGCGTCCGCCAGCCGGTGCGGCAAACGCTGCATCCAGTTGAGGTAGCGCAGGCGCAGCGTGCGCCAGCCGCTGAAGGTAAAACGCGTGCGCGACCCGCGCCCGCTGCGAAACAGCAGCAGCCACAGCGCCTGCAGCAGATAGCGCAGCGCGTCGGCCGGACGCGGCCGGGTAGAGGAAAGATGCGGGAACCAGTAGGTCCGGCCGGCGCGAATGCGCTGCCAGGACGGTGATTCAAAGCGCAGCAGCGCCCAGCCGCAGGCAATCAGCAGCGTGGTCAGCAGGGCAGTCAGCGCTGACGAACCGTTGCGCCGGTAGCCGCGATAGCGCGTCTGCACCGCCTGATAGACCGGCGGCATCAGCAGCAGATTCATCACCCGGCTCATGCGGCGCTGTCCTGCAGATGCAGCAGGCACCAGTTGGCCAGCGTCAGAATCTCATCCGCCGCCAGGCTCTCCGGGCGGTATTCCCCCAGCGGCTGTTTCATCGCCGGCGCCTCCGCCAGCGCCTCGTCGCGATGCACCGTCACCGGCAGCAGGTTATGCAGGCTCTGCAGCCACAGCTGATGCAGATCCTGCTGCAGCTGACTGTGCGGGTTGTAAGCGTTGACCAGAAAATGGCCGTGCTCCGGCAACGGCTGCTGATGCAGGCGCGCATGGCAGTTGGCGTCCGGCGTCAGCAGCACAAACGCCCGGTCGGCGGCGTCGAGCGCCTGCCGTGCCGGCGCATCGTCACCCGCCGGGACGTCCAGCAGGATCCAGCGATAGCGCCCGGCGTCCTGCAGCTGACGGATCTTTTCTCGCCACGGCGTAGGGCTTTGCTGCAGATTGCGGCGTTCCGCATCGCTCAGCCGGCCAAACGGCAGAAAGTCGAGGTTTTCGCTGTAGCGCATCGCCCCTTGCCGCCAGTCGCCGCCGTCCAGCTCCGCGCGCGCCCAGCCGCGCGCCAGCGCGAACGGCGTGTTGAAATGCAGGCGCAGTAAATTATCCGCCGAACAGTCGATCGCCAGCACCGATTCACCCAGTTGCTGAAATGCCCAGGCCAACGCCGCCGTGACCGACGTCGTTCCTATTCCGCCCCGCATCCCCTGCAGCGCAATTACCGGCATAAATTAGTGACTCCCTGATTCTTTGGACAATTCATCCAGCAGCGGCCAACGCGTCATCATTTGCATTAAACGTTCCTGCTGCAAAATATCGATATAACGTAATGGGGGTAAGGAGAAAGCGTGACGCAGCGCCTGCAGGTCATCCGGCGTTTCTGACGATAAATCCGCATCGGAGCGTATTAATTGATTATCCATCCTGCGGTCTCTGAAAATAGGCTAATATTACATAACTATAGCAATGATATGGAAAGAAATATCCAATAAGACAAATCCTAACGGATATTATTACTCAGGTGGCGAATTTGTTATTATTGATGACAATGTTACAATCGTTTATTAATTTAATCCAGTTGCCAGTTATTGACCCGCGACGCTTTCAACGAAAGTAGAAAAACCTATGGCGCACTCTTTCTCATTAGGAATACGACAGATTTGGGAAGAACTTTCTGTCATGCAGTCCCCTGGATTTTATTGGATTAACTGCGACCGCCAACCCGACGCCAACCTGCTTTGCCGTCAAA
The nucleotide sequence above comes from Serratia rhizosphaerae. Encoded proteins:
- the hmsP gene encoding biofilm formation regulator HmsP translates to MRVRRSLTIKQMATVSGVALVTICIFIVIQLFHFVQQRRDDYAQQLENIAHSVRQPLADAVLRMDMRESKRVLNSLLPVGILTQADIVLPNELQALHANFPPERPVPAAIARLFDLPVRISVPLYSLERVPANPQPLAYLVLQADSYRMYKFILSALSTMLSTYLLLALILSIAITWCMNRLMVYPLRAMAKELENISEEDAPYHQLMLPTLHQDDELGLLVRNYNRNQQRLARAYADMSRLSTRNSVTGLPNQVLLTALLEQHIASSLRPQRFNLLVIGIETLHEATGVLSPRQRESLLLALTETLRQCLDKDSLLAQLSNAEFAILAKGIERPFHAMQLAQRIMRQINAPLNVEALSLRPSASIGIAHYLQPGENAEQLLRSAMSAMMSAHRDGKNRILFFEPRLTERTQKRLTQESEILHGIEHNQFALFLQPQMAMRSNAPIGAEALLRWQQYDGSFSLPADVIPLAEELGVMVPLGNWVLEEACRMLADWRARGIGLPLAVNISPLQMRDAGFIPHLKQLLAQHQIDPRQLQLEITETVRIDDFDHLLAKLRELHELGLSISLDDFGMGYSNLHYLNRLKSLPVDQIKIDKSFICSLPADDAMARIIGQISQVLQLPVLAEGVETAAQRDWLLQHGIEHGQGFLFSAPLPRDEFERLFIAGGDK
- the bcsC gene encoding cellulose synthase complex outer membrane protein BcsC, which gives rise to MRNFRINWLGLFPLSLALMPPVLGADAVSPEQWLLEQVRVGEASHKDELVRQSLHRLELMDPDNPEVISARMRLALRQGNHELARQQLEKLKGVAPQSGAYRQAQMNMLLTQPETRQQLQQARLMATAGRLPEAKAAYDALFKGEPPTLDLAIEYWRLVARLPGQEAAAASKLQALDKQYPGSVPLRMALARMLFSQNKDAQAYALLQQVAADSAGRGEAADLWLDKVKAMPVSNDSVAALNRFLGVFSSGDQAAGARQELARQQTLLADPAYQARARGLAQVGKGGGRAAIPELKKALAASPDDPEVLGALGLAYARAGNRAQAIALFRQAQQADKNGYDGGKWQSLIKTNSYWLAVAEGDRALKAGNLARAQQQYLRARQVDASDSDALIGLADVAVARHDDAAAERYYQQALRLDRNSGSAVRGLANIYQRQSPQKALAYLNSLPRAQQSQMRSTLDGLRLDMLKQDAEALAQRQQWHQAAEKYRQAQRQDPDDVWLTYRYAQALRQAGQPQQADELFRSLAQRQPDSPQQAYAYALYLSGSDRDRQALAQLDTLPKARWNDDIRQLAQRLRLQATLDHAEQLRSGGDEAAAIAYLKRQPTATRIDLTLADWALANGDYQSALADYRRVRAREPNNPDARLGEIEAYVAQGDLPAARQRLQSASSAQETSLNGRRREANAWHAVGERQKAGEIFSQLKTAAAQEENGQGKALIYRDAARLEREQRQPDLARQDYQQAMVAGGITADIPQNNDDYTRLTRNTPGDDWLKRGIRADAADLYRQQDVNVTLDHDYWGSSGTGGVSDYRAHDTMLQVDLPLYDGRAFLRTDTVQLNAGRFSTRDGKSYETFGTCHDVGCSGDERQKTNGTSVAAGWKNDRWQADIGTTPMGFEVVDWVGGLAYSGDWRHIGWTLGASKRPISSSLLAYGGTRDPNTGKTWGGVRATGVSLSASYDRGEAHGVWADLSAHQLTGKNVADNQRERLMAGYYYKLINEDNRRATIGLNTMLWHYQKDLSGYSLGQGGYYSPQRYMSLALPVNYRQRTENWSFEVGGSVSLSHSKTDSQRRYPLQGLIPDSLPDKQAVESGSSSTGVGYTLRAIVERRLTSHWTLGAGVDIQQAKDYTPSHALIYLRYSQEGWQGDLDLPPQPLTPYADFK
- the bcsZ gene encoding cellulose synthase complex periplasmic endoglucanase BcsZ yields the protein MGVLLKYSLSLLLLCAFGATAGCDWPAWQRYKQDYISEGGRVIDPSSPNRITTSEGQSYGLFFALVAGDRPTFDRLLGWTEDNLAQGDLSARLPAWLWGENEQKTWTVLDDNSASDSDLWIAYSLLEAGRLWDSRRYQTLGTLLLQRIAREEVADIPGLGPMLLPGKVGFVKDDGWRLNPSYLPPQLLARFAALRGPWQAMRESNQRLWLETAPHGFSPDWVVWRKAQGWHPDEAKPNVGSYDAIRVYLWAGMLANDDPLKAALVRRFQPMAQLTAQQGVPPEKTDTASGKTHGSGPVGFSAALLPLLAEQPEALAAQRQKIIDHPPGNDAYFSASLTLFGQGWDEQRYRFNRQGELHPAWDRQCATSE
- the bcsB gene encoding cellulose biosynthesis cyclic di-GMP-binding regulatory protein BcsB; this encodes MTRKITWLTALALGISTLSQAAPATAPEVTPPANADAPLVAPLNPAVPQDPNAPVRDVQLPFAQIAPPPGTFTLRGTHPDGQIEFGVRSDEVVSQAMLDLEFTPSPALIPVESHVKVYLNDELMGVTTLTKEQLGKPNRVQMAIDPRYITDFNRVKLVFVGHYQNICENPASSALWLDVGKGSSLKLRYQTLPLKNELSHFPEPFFDSRDNRPLTLPMVFAGQPDITQQRAAGILASWFGSKAQWRGQSFPTLFNQLPERHAVVFATNDRRPDFLRDYPAVKGPTVEMISHPDNPYVKLLLIQGRDDNDLVTAVKGIAQGNILFRGQNVLVDKVEQLQPRQPYDAPNWVRTDRPMTFTELQQYAEQLQTSGIQPGPISLTMNLPPDLYLIRSTGIDMRLKYRYTPPRIQDGSRLNVSLNNQFMQAYSLLPEHEQGSQLLRLPLTQGLIDSDKDVNIPALRLGAINQLRFDFDYTTLLASGAEGRCEAYSFTQNHAVIDGSSTIDFSGYRHFMAMPDLRAFANAAFPFSRLADLSQTLVLVNKQQQPAQVSAMLNALGNIGAQTGYPALAVKLSDDWGQAKDADSDLLLIGAIPPELRDDKKVSLLVDATQSWVKQPRRQPTLPMADVQAEDAQADSKTSVRSEGALSAIIGVQSPFDKQRSMVALLADSPRGYELLNNALLDSGKRAAMFGSVAVIRESGVNSLRVGDIYYVGHLPWWERVWHALSTHPVLLAVLAVIVVVILALMLWRALKAYSRRRLAPEDRD